The Lolium rigidum isolate FL_2022 chromosome 1, APGP_CSIRO_Lrig_0.1, whole genome shotgun sequence region TTGCGGCCAATTAATCTGATAGCTAGTCCTGGAATAATCTGGTAATTGCGACTTGTGGCTATTGTTACGATGACCCTGGTAATTTAATCCTGTAGCTCATACTTGACAATCTGATAATTGCGAATGATTAAACTGATAGCTTTTCCTGTGACTGTGATACCCTGGTAATTGTAACTTGTAGCAGCTGAGGTAACCCGGCCAATTAATCTGGTAGTCACGTTAAGTTAATATGGTGACTGAAAATAGTATATAATCAGATAATTATGTGATGATAATCTGATTATTACTGATGAAAAAAATATTATCAAAATATAGCAATATGAGATTTAGTTTCGAAAATCTTTTTGCGAGAAAGTCAATGGTAAAAACAAATGGTCAATAAAATCAATGGTTTCAGAGATATGACTTTTTAAAATGTAAAATCGAAGTCACGAAGTAAACGCATTCGTTTTCTGGGATGATATGCACGCATTGTCTGGCTTTTGCTTTCGCGTGCACGGCTATGACGTAAGCAAACCTGATTTTGAGGTACGCTTTGCTGAAGGACTGCATGCAACGTATCCGCCGCACAGCCTCAGCTCCCGTGCGGCGCCGCCGGGTAGCAGGCTCCTTGATTCTATCTTAAAGAAACAATCAATCGATTGCTCTGCTCGCGACCTCTCGATGATTCGACCGCTCCCAATAGCCCGAGGAGACGACTCATCTCCTCGAGAACTCGACTCCTCCCCAAAATTCCTAAAACGGCGCCACCGCCTCTGTGCCTTTCAGAAGTTGCAGGCATTAATGGAGGCCGAAGCGCAGCTCCATTCTTCCCAAAACTTCTCCCCTTCAATTCTCAACGGATGAAATAGCGGTTTGGGATTAGATTTTCCTGCCCTTACCGTGGCTCCTCAGACCTCAATCCACTTTTAAATAGCCCCCTCTTCTATTCTTCAGGTCAAGCAGTCAAGATCTCCATAGGAAAAACGAAAAGTGATGGATTATGGTCTTGATTGGATCTCACAGACCGAGAGTGCTCATTGAGAAGGAAAAGAATAGTTCAGTTCGTGAGGGTGTGGTTTTTTTAGCTTGAAATATACTGTTTTGAGAGTTTGTTGTTGTGAATAGGGGCCCGTTTTTCTCATTTTGCACCAGGGCCCCGAAAAACGATGGGCCGGCCCGTGTGTTTTGCACGGTAAGTTAGGATTTTAAAAACAACCAATTAATAGTTGATCGGTAAAATAAATTAGCAAACATAAACTTTCTCGCGATTGAGGATATTTTAGACAATTTCTCAATAGCCAGCTAAGTTGCCAAAGAGTAAAACTCAGAATAGCAGCTTTCTCTACACAACAGCTTTTTCTGCACAGCACCACAGCCAGCCACAGCCAGTCGCAGCCAGCCCAAACAAAAAGGCCTTAAAAAGCCCAGGGAAAAGCCTCTGAGGAAGAAATCCAATTGCTTCCGGTGGGAGCGGTAGTGTTTCTCAGGAaatcctatatgccgaccaggttGGTGGCTAccagccaccgcacacccccgggggatatgggcctggcccatttaggCTTTTTCGGTTTTTTCGATTCTgatctgcttttttttttctgtttctccattgttttttagtttctttttatgttTTACTTTTTacttttaattttataatttaaATTTATTTTACGAAATATGAATACGCTTAGGTTTTAAAAATTTTGAACTTATTTTTTGTATtcgaatttttttcaaaattcgaaaattgttcaaacttaaaattTTTTCAaactcgaaatttgttcaaaatcaaaATTCGTTTAAATTTAGAAATTTGTTCATTTTTTGAAATTCGTTTAAATTTCGAAATCTGTTCAAAATCTGAATTTTGTTCACttttcaaatttgttcaaatttttaaaaatgttctGGATTTAAAATTGTCAATACttttgaaaactgttcaaattttgaatttgtttcgatTTAAAAGACGCTCAAATATTTTTTTAAGAAACCTCGAAAATTATTTTTGGTTTTCCAAAAAAGTTGAGatttaaaaatgcaaaaaaaacaaaggaaagaaaaggtgtacctgatgggccgcggcccaggaAACTGCTGCCTGCCCGTGGGGGTGCGGTGGCTTGTttccgccgaccaggtcggcagaaAGCAGCTCCCGTGTTTCTCTCCCATATACCAAACCGGTGGATCCTGCTCAGCCCAAATATGCTGCGGACAAAGTCAAGCAGGCTCCAACATCTCTCCCGCTCGCATACTCTTCCCTATCTTGGTGCCACCCCCACTACCCCACCCCCACAAAGCAAATCTATGTCCCTTTTTGTAATGAAGCTCCACCTCCCCCAAtctctcagagcatctccaccgatgaCTCCCAAATAGTAGCCGGTAACACACATGCCAGCTACGTATTGGGGTCACCTGCCACATACGCCGGATTTTTTTTAGTTGCCCACACCGGTTGTGCCCCAAATTAATTCCCTTTGGGATGGGAGTTTGATAACGAAACTCTAGCTAAAAGGAGCAAGAAGCTCAAGGAGAACATGCAAGttctcctccgccaccgccgtaTCTATGAAAGGAGGTACTGGAAGCGGCTCTATATTGCCAAGGCGAAAAATATTTGTTGGAGACCTCCTCGCTGTCTCCCACCAAGAAATCTCAACCTCATGTCATCGAGCTCAGCTCCGAGACCGACGAGTCGGTGATGCCAGCAGTAGATGAGTTCTTCCCTAGTGATGAGGAATTTTAGTTTAGATTTTCTTTAATGGTATGTAATTTAGTTTATCCTAGTGGTTTGAATTGAGTTTAATGtaatattttgaattaaatttatattattttgtgttgaAGGAGTTAAGTTAAGAAATCGGCAAgaaaaactatttttttttgcttgGTTTTCATTTTCGCTTTCCGACGTATTTTCGTGCATTGTTGACTGGGAATAGCTGATACACCACATTCAAATTTGGAGTTACTCTACAGATGTTGGTTGGACATTGCTATCTAATACATCATGTAGTACTATTTTTTCACCACTACGCGCCATATTTTTAGGCTATATTCTTTCACCATTTGCTTGTTCTTTAATGTTACACTAGGAAAATGCCCGCGCATTGCTGCGGAAGAGCAAATATGTTGACACTAacacagaaaataaaaatattctCTAGCAATATTTTAGACTAAGCTAAAGTTTTACATAAATAAGAGAGTTCGTAATATGGCTGCAGAAAAGAACTGAGATCCTCCCCCTTCCTTTACATTAAAGCTTTTATGCGGCAGCGCAATCAACACTTGTGTCACCGCAGCATTACTCACAACTCCGGACGTGCGACGATCTACATTTCTTCTAGTCACCTTCTGCTAGCAGCCTTTATATAGCAGTCACCGAGAAAAGATGTTTATTTGGTTCCTCATCGAACACTTAGCACCAGCCCAATCTGTTGACCCATTCAATTACAAAATACAAATGAACACATATTCCAGAATCTAGAGCCTAGCAAAATTGGATGGTACAATAATTTCGAAATTTAGAATCAAAACTGAAGCATTCTCAACGATGGAACAAATGCATCATCATTATTATTGTCGTCACCACTATTATCGTTGTTATTATTGCTATGATTAGCTTGATCAGGCGTGGTTATCCCGGAAAATCCGATCCAAACATGTACAACATGGCACCGTTTCTCTGATAAGAAGACGACGTTGCAGAACACGGCCGCCTCCAGGAattcaggaagtaaacatgcgatgcAATCCTTGAACAGAGAGTTCATGGCATCGCCAGTGCATCGGTGCCAAAGGTCAACAATGTCTCATCGTCGTCTTCGGTGAGCATGTACTCCAGCAGCCCCTGTGCGGCGGTCTTTATCTATTGCCCCGCCAGCCCGCTAGGAGAACAATAAGAGAAAGATGGTGAGTCTGGTGCCGGGTCGATCGTACTGGGCGCCGCTAGAGCACATATCAGCTTTGAGGATCTCCTCATTGTCAATCTCATCCCGCGGGCAAACTCTTGGTAGTCGGCAAAAGCGGCAGCTTTCCGGAGGCAGAGGTGCTTGGTCGGGAGCATGCCTTGTGCGCCtacatccaaatttcaacaaaatcCCACATGCAAAATTGATCTAAATAAAATCTAACACATTTTTTGACTTAGTTAATCACATCAAATCTGACCCACACGTACCTTCTACACAACAGCCTCTTTCTAAGCTCCGAAGTACACATTGGTAGTCGGCAAAAGCGGCAGCTTTCCGAAGGCAGAGGTGCTTGGTCGGGAGCATGCCGTGTGCGCCtacatccaaatttcaacaaaatcCCACATGCAAAATTGATCTAAATAAAATCTAACACATTTTTTTGAATTAGTTAATCACATCAAATCTGACCCACACGTACCTTCTACACAACAGCCTCTTTCTAAGCTCCGAAGTACACATAATAACGAAAGCAATGGATTTAAAAATATAGATACTTGCCTGCTCTCGGCAAAGAACACGAACATTGACTTTTACCAAACAGATTCATCGGCGGAACCAATGCGGACAGACTGAAGAATCATTCCAATAACTGACGGAGATAATCAAATCTGGAACATGGTTGTTTCAGCTAAAGGTAAGGCACTCTATTTGTTCATGGATCAAGGTATGTCACTGATGATCCAAACTTTACACCTTTTCTCCCGTACATGCAGCTGAATCCTACTTTTAGAGCACATCAAAATAATACGCAAATACCAGTTATCTGAAATCAGATAGGAAATATCTTTCTTCTTTGGTCCAAGTACACATAATAACGAAAGCAATGGATTTAAAAATATAGATACTTGCCTGCTCTCGGCAAAGAACACGAACATTGACTTTTACCAAACAGATTCATCGGCGGAACCAACGCGGACAGACTGAAGAATCATTCCAATAACTGACGGAGATAATCAAATCTGGAACATGGTCGTTTCAGCTAAAGGTAAGGCACTCTATTTGTTCATGGATCAAGGTATGTCACTGATGATACAAACTTTACACTTTTTCTCCCGTACATGCAGCTGAATCCTACTTTTAGAGCACATCAAAATAATACGCAAATACCAGTTATCTGAAATCAGATAGGAAATATCTTTCTTCTTTGGTCCGCCCAATTCATCGCCATCCCGTTTCTCATGTCACTGAGGTGGTGCATAATCAGATATATGTATCGGGTTCTGCAGCGACGTCTGCAAGCAAATACAGCCAGCAACTTCAATACATTTGGCCGCCTTCCCCTTGCCCTGTTCCCTGGAGAACATCAGACGAGCATTCCGCATCCTGTTTTCTGCACATCTCACCGGCGGCCGAACCCCTCGCCCGGACGAAAATCTCTCGGCTCGCGAGACCCTGACCCGAGATCTCGGCTTCCACTCCGTCTCCCGGCCTGCAAGATCCTGCCCCGGCTAATTGCACCTGATGGGGTCCCCTCTGTGAGTCAGCGCTCAGCAATCTAATTCTCCGCCGCGAAACAACGAGCAATCCGGCGAATTTATGCGGTTGAATTGGTGGGGAATTTTCTAGGTTTTTCGTCGGAACCGCACGCGGAATAGAGGAGCTATATATAGGTGAATTTTCTTGAAGAGAAAGTAAGAGATTAGACGGAAATCTATCGAGATCGATAGCAATCGTGTTGGGTACGAACTCGGGGAAAGGAATTCCAATTTTAGACGACAGACGGGAGAAGAAGGGGAGGAACGAACCGGTACATGGCATCTGcgcgtattatgcgatttggtgggagggcaaaacggtccaaaaaaaaagcgttgacgaaactttttggcagaaaccttagctcctttattattaggtatagatatacttATTTTCTTGTGGAATGTCTGCTCGGTGAGCAATCATTGGACCATATGCCTACCAATGATCTAAACTTAGGCCATAATTTTCATTATTTGCCAACTTACATGCGGACATCAAGTTGTATACGATGTTTTAATTAAGCTGCGTCGGCCAGTCTCGCTATCTTTCCATAGATGCTTGCCGTAGCTTAAACTAAAACCATTGGGAGCAGGTGCATGCATGTCTGTCTTTCACAATGTGTGTATCTTAACACAGTATCCTATTTTTACTAGCTTGTTCGATGTGGCATATGATTTAAAAAAAAGGAGAGATGGCTGTTATATCTTTTTAGAAATTGGTTGCATGGACTAAGTAAGAGTCATTGGTCAGACTAGGGTCGGCCGTCTGTGCTCTTTTATGGTCGATAAGTCATGTGCATAATGATATTATCTTTCAGAAAACATACTGTGCTTTACTTCTGCAGGTTGTCCCTTTTGCCATTCATTAAACATGTACCTAGTTATGTGTTCAGCCTAAGGAGCAGCATGTGGACGTGGACTTTGGGTGCAACCGTTTAAAAACGGTAGCTCCGAATTTATTCAGCAGGTGCATCTAGCAACTTGATAGACGTATCTTAGCATGATGCTATGcgttttatttctatttttagatggttgatacatTCATAATATTTGTGTGATTCATGAGATCTAATAAGAGATATAGTGTACTTAACTTGGAGGATTTTGAATGAAGTAATATATATGAATAGATGCAGGTCCAGGATTTCCCATTTTGGGATAAAACAACCCTTGCGTGCAGGATTATAGAAAAATATTGGCTAGTCCAATCACACACATGCATGAGATGAGACTAAAACCATGAAATGCAACATTGTTTAAGAAACAGTACCTCGGAGACAATGTATTTTGCTGTAACAGTAGTCTCTTATGTTTCAAATGATCATATGAAACTTTCCCATTGTGAAGGTCTTACGTGCAAAGCTTATAGTACTAGTCTTGCAAAATGTGACGGAACATGAGCCTATATATATAACATCCGGCCGGCCGGGTCCTCTCGAACTCATACACTAGCCACTCTAGCCAGTTTCTCTTCACATCCTCTACGTACGAGCTAGACCGAAGATGGCGTTGCTTGGAAGCCTAACTGCTAGTCCTGCGGGAGCGGCCACCGTCCTCCGCCAGATGCGGCAGGCGCAGCGCGCTGACGGCCCTGCGTCCGTGCTGGCCGTCGGAACGGCGAACCCGCCCAACTGCGTGCGGCAGGACGAGTACGCTGACTACTACTTCCGCGTCACCCACACAGAGCACCTCACCAAGCTCAAAGCCAAGCTCAATAGGATCTGTAAGCTAGTTTCTTTCTTCCTCACAAATTCTGTTGGACAAGGTGGTGACGCCTAGCTAGGCAGCGCTTTAGCACGCTTAGACACTAGGCGATGAGCAAACACCTCACCTACGGCATAAACGAAAATCTAGGCAGCAAGCAACCAAGAATTTGTCCTCTCCAGCAACAAATCATGCCAAGTTGCTCAGATGAGCCAGATGTGCCATATTTCATTGGTAGTTGTTGGTAGTTTACTCATCTACATGCTATAAGTTCACATTTAATCACATATAATAATCCATATACACAATAGATGCTAAAAAGTATGTACCTGTCCTAGGACGCTTAAGCAAAACCTAGGcattagagggatgccaaccaccctAGCCTTTTTCCAACCTTGCTCACAAATCAAGAGAAATGCACGCTCACTTGCTTCCATTTAACGTCTTCTTCTCAGGTCACAGATCGGCCATCAAGAAGCGCTACTTCTACCACGACGAGGAGCTGCTGCAGCAGCACCCGGAGTTCCTGGACCGCGCGCTGCCATCTCTAGATGCCCGGATGGACATCGCAGCCACCGCCGTTCCCGAGCTCGCTGCCGCGGCCGCGCGCAAGGCTATGGCCGAGTGGGGCCGCCCGGCTGCCGACATCACCCACCTCGTCGTCAGCACCTACTCCGGCGCCCACATGCCCGGCATCGACCTCCGCCTGGCCTCCCTCCTCGGCCTCGACCCGTCCGTCCGCCGCACCATGATCTACTTCAACGGCTGCTCCAGCGGCTCCGCGGCTCTGCGCGCCGCCAAGGACATCGCCGAGAACAACCGCGGCGCCCGCGTCCTCGTCGTCTGCGCCGAGCTCGCCCTCATCCACTTCCGCGCCCCCGACGAGGCCCAcatcgacaccatcatcataCAGGCCTTGTTCGGCGACGGGGCGGGCGCCGTGATCGTCGGAGCCGAGCCTGACAGCTCCGACGAGCGCCCGGTTTTCGATATGGTGGCTGCCTCGCAGACCGTGATACCTGAGAGTAACCACGCCGCGGTGGGAAGGCTCACGGAACACGGGCTTGTCTTCAACCCTTCCTTCGAGATGCCGGCACTCATACTGGAAAACATAGAGCAGACCATGGCCGACGCGCTCGGGCCGCTCGGCTTCAGCGGGAACTGGAACGACCTTTTCTGGGCGGTGCATCCCGGCGGGAGGGCGATCTTGGACAGCGTAGAGGCGGGGCTACGGCTGGAGCCCACGAAGCTGGCGGCAAGCCGACACGTACTGAGTGAGTACGGGAATATGTCAGGGGCGACCGTGATCTTTGTGCTCGACGAGatccggcggcgccgccaccagcaACCGCTGGGGGATCATGGCATGGGTGTACTGCTTGGGCTCGGACCGGGGGTAACGGTTGAGACCATGGTGTTGCACGCCACTGGTGGCTAAATTTACACTTGGCTTTTTCAAAAAGGAATGTTAATGTTCCGGCCTCTCTCATCTTCGAATGCACACACCAGTTCTGTTAATAAAGATCGCATTTCGGTAATATACTTTGACTAAGTTTTTTGATAAAATTATATCTACAtctaccataccaaatatataccatatgaaaatatacatcGTGAGGAATCTAATGGTATTGATTTGGAATTTCGAATGTTGATATATTTTGGTACATACTTGGTCAAAATTTATGCCATTTGACTTTTCAAAATTCGTATGCGCACTACATTTTGGCTAGGAGGGACATAAGCAGCAAGGTTGTGCTTATGTCGTGCTCTTCTTTCGGAACATGCAACTCCTAAAGAAGGAGGTTGCATACACGCACCGTCGTCAATACCACCTCGTGAAGGTCGGGTCGAGCCCAACAAATCATAACCAGATCTTTGGCACTCAACCCTTGACAAAGAGACGATAGATGGCAGGTGACATGATCGACGTGGATACCCTCTAACCAGATCTTTGGCACCCAACCTTCAACAAAGAGACGACAcatggttatgtatgtatgattcagtcatttTTGGTCTGTATAATCAACCTTTTTAGCGAAATTctttatttttaggctatatttggtattttttCAGAACTCGatttgaaatatagcacgctATTAGTACgatagcgtccatagcgtttgaaggaggctgccgctattttatttagcacgctattttaaaccttggtctTGTACCTTGTCATGATAGCTCATCCACGAAGATACCAAAGAAATTTTGATTCTTAGAGGAATTTTAGTTTCCAAACTTTCTGATTATTCACCAGAAATTTGGAGTTTACCGAAGATTTAACTAAGAAATTCCTATTATTTTGCAAGTTCCATCGAAACTCGTATGTTTCTTGCCAAAATAAGGTTAGGACATTGCTCCTATAAAGGTGCATTTCCCAACTAGATGTCCTCGTACGGCCTGATTTGAGAACCCTCTCTGATTGAGAAGGTATTGAACTAGAATGAGTACATGTTAATTAGCCTTACTTTAACTGCCCCAAAGAAAAAAACGTGACTCCCCTAGTTTCCCTTCAATTTTCAAAAGTGATTTGGTACCTACCTATTTACTTTTTCCGAAACATGATACAAACTCTGAAAATGCTCACATTAGACAGTCCATGTCCGATTTGCCTATGACGCTTTAATCCACTGGACAAAGTTGCTGCTCCATTCCAATTTATGGCCGTATGCATACGTCTTACAAACGTTGGACATGAAAATGTACGTAGGATGCATAGCAGTGCTCTACAGATGTAGAAGCATACACCGTACCTACCTACTTATTCTGCAATACATGTTACCACATACGCTCTTCAATTTTTTCGAGTACCCACATGAAATCTACGGGTTTTGTGTTAAGCTCGAAGGGTGAAAAGGATGATctccaaaaaagataaaactcCACCGTGACCCGATCACCACAGCCGGTGTGGGTCCGAAAACTCACGCCTAAGTTATATCTCTCTCCCGTCTACCACGAGCTGCCATCCCCGACCGCCAATTGTTTACAGTCGAATCGACCATATGATCCGGCGTAGCTGCTTTGTTGTTGAAAATGCGGGCGTTTCTTTCGAGCCACAAGGAGCGAATGCCGAGCATGACAATGGAGTTACCCTCCTTTCGCCTGGAGTTGGGGAGGGTGTTGACAGCCGTTGGCCACCAATCCGAGAGGCTAGCCGCCCAAGTTGGTAGGGCAGCGCCAAGACGATCTTCAATTAAAACGTTTGTACAATCGTTTACTTAGAACTGCGCAATATTTTTACGTCCAATCCATCTCATAGCCGCCTTGCTTAACTTAGTATAATCATGCTCGCTTGGCAGGTCCCTGACATAGGTGCATGCATGTATCTAGCCGGCTTCAATTAACGCGCGGTCGAGAAAAAAAGTATCAACCAATTTAAACACGTACGTTCGCTATGCATGCCTGCACGCAGCACGCGCGTAGAATGCATGAATCCAAATTAGGCAGCCTCTTCCGTTTTCTCTCATTTCCGTGATCGATACTAGTTTCCCTCCACTTGGCTTCGCTCAGGCTGACCAATTCTGATCGGCTTCGCTCAAGCTGATAAGTTCCTGTGCTCGGGCCAATGAATTCATTTACCGGTCTATGCTCGTTGGCGACCAACCTGTCGGCTGCTTTAGCTAGGCTGAAAAGGAACAATCCGTTTCCTCCAGGTTAAGACTGTATAATTTTTAAGAATTTTAAAAAACGCGTTTTCgtaaaattaaatttaaaaatgTATTACTTTAAAAAATGAGCCTCTCTGTAGGCATCACGTTTCCTAAAAGAAGCGACTTATAGCCACACTTTTCTTGACAGCAAACTTATGGTCAGACTTATTTGGGGTAAAAATATATTACGACAATCATGTATATATGCTAGTACTTGGGTTATCTTACATATTTGTTGCTTGTGTTAAACGAAGTGTTATATACCGAAACCGAGCCAGCAGCCAGGCCAGCCATTTGAGGAGTAGAGTATATATATTTGGTCACTCGTTTATAGTTTAGCTATATATCCTCGTTTGGCATCATATATGTATGAAAAGGTTTAAAATGCATATATTGACTAGGGGAGTGATAGAAAGAAATATCCGAGTATGCTGATGTAAAAAAAAGGTTTTTCTTATAATGAATATGGAAGCACGCTCGTACGCCTATTGGGCCAGCGTGTGATGATGTATTTATATTAGCAACATACAGGTTACAACTTACAAGAGTACAGGCAGATTACGTGTACTATATGTAGACGGACAGTACATCTAGTATACAGCTTGACTACAACTCGTTAACATTTCTATCTCTCACACACGGAATAGCTATCTCTAAGTTACTGTCAATAACCATCCAGTCGGAAAATCACGTTTAGATAACTACAAAAGGAGGATAATTAAAGAATCGATTCCATGCCTATCAATGTAGATCATTGAAAAAAGTCATTACTATGCCGTCTGAGCTATATTTATACGCTTCCATACATATCCAAATGTACGGTGAGCCTATGTAGCAAGCTTTATTTTTTGAGGCAGGTCATGGAAGCTTTTCCGGATATCTGCCTTTCAAATATTCATATAGCCTAATTATTGCAAATTTAATGAAAATAAAGTTCACAAAAGGTAATCTGGAAACAATGCAATGCTCTCTGATGTGGAAGAATTATCTTAGACGGGTAAACTTACATAACTGTCTGAGATAGGAGACAGTCAAGGGCGTAGTGGGATAGTGAGATAATAATTCATATGTCATTCAGGTGCAACACGTAATCATATGAAATAGGTAGTGAAAGAGGATTTGTGTCACTCGAACTAATTGGAGGTcggtttttttattttattttatggcaGTTTGAagcttttaaaataaataaaaaaatatccGTGAATACGTACACTGATATGTACTCGTGCAAATTTTCGACAAAAAGGGCGTCGAATTTTGGGCTGCATAAAGAAAAACTCCTATTTATCTCAAACTTTATCTTTTACATGTAGCTTAAAATACAACATCTTTTTCTAACGGAACTTGTAGCGTACTTAATTACTCTATGTGTATATGTAGTTGAATTTTTTCCATTATATTTGGATATCTAGAAATAAACTGTTTCCATTTTCTTTAAAGAGATCACTGGTGCTCTGTTAATCAAGTGCAACTAGCCGGTACTTTGCCGGATTAACAACCAGCCGGcctgatctcaaaaaaaaaaaaaaaaaaccagccgGCCTCTGGATTAGATAATAATTAGATGATGCATGGTGTACATAATGCATGGCAATTCAATTAGACAGTCTGGGAACATGCATACACCTAACAGCCTATAGAAGACAACCCTACCCGGTCATATGGTCAAGTCTCTCATATTAGTACTGCCCGTGCTCTCACAAGAAAACAAAGCAACAACTACATATGTATAAACTAGAAAAATGTTTTATACTGCAACTGGGATATAAACATCTGTAATGTTTTCGAATAATCCAGCGGGTGATattagtaccttccgccatcattCCTGTAGGTACGTGTGTACCTAGCTGGTGGCTGCAGCCTGCAGCAGCATCTCAAATCATATCTAGCGTAGTCTCTCTTAAAACAGAACACACCGAAAGCTTAGCTGCGCGTTAAATGTCTAGCTCAACTAGTTGGTAGAGTAGATGTACAAACATAATACCTAAGTTTAAAATCTCATGGATACAAATTTAAGTTTCTATTTATACTTGAGACATATGCTAAGCCT contains the following coding sequences:
- the LOC124703921 gene encoding bisdemethoxycurcumin synthase-like, whose translation is MALLGSLTASPAGAATVLRQMRQAQRADGPASVLAVGTANPPNCVRQDEYADYYFRVTHTEHLTKLKAKLNRICHRSAIKKRYFYHDEELLQQHPEFLDRALPSLDARMDIAATAVPELAAAAARKAMAEWGRPAADITHLVVSTYSGAHMPGIDLRLASLLGLDPSVRRTMIYFNGCSSGSAALRAAKDIAENNRGARVLVVCAELALIHFRAPDEAHIDTIIIQALFGDGAGAVIVGAEPDSSDERPVFDMVAASQTVIPESNHAAVGRLTEHGLVFNPSFEMPALILENIEQTMADALGPLGFSGNWNDLFWAVHPGGRAILDSVEAGLRLEPTKLAASRHVLSEYGNMSGATVIFVLDEIRRRRHQQPLGDHGMGVLLGLGPGVTVETMVLHATGG